DNA sequence from the Arthrobacter crystallopoietes genome:
TGAACCGGTGACGATCAGTGTGTGGCGGTCAGTTGTAAACAACTTCGCTGATAACTGTCTTGAGAATCCAAATGGGGCCGGCTGCTAACTGCGGCTCCCAGGGTAGTTACCGTTCATCCACTGCAGGACCGGGCTCATGGTGCTCAGTGCAGTTCTGCGCCTTTAGTCTCGGGGGAGAACCTGGCCATCCAGAGGACAGCGATCAGTACTAGACCGCCGGCGATGGCGAAGGACCAGGCGAGGCCGAGGTAGGGCCACATGATCGAGACGAAGATCAGCGGTCCGAATCCGGCGCCGATGCGGGAGAACGTTGAGGCCCAGCCGAAACCGGAGCCTCTCAGTTCCGTGGGATAAAGCTCGGAGACGTAGGCGTAGAGGACCGGGATGGCGATCTGGACAACGAAGCCGTAGATCAGCAGCCAGGTGATCACGGCCGCAGGCACATCAATGACCAGTGAAACAATGACCAGGATCAGTGCGGAGAGCGGTCCGGTCACCGCGAGGATCCACTTCCGGCCAGTCTTTTCCACGAAGTATGCGGCGACGATGACGCCGAGCAGCCCGACGCCCGCCATGCCAGCGGTGGTGATGAACGCGCGCACTTCGGCGAAGCCGGACTCGATCAGAATGCGTGGCATCCACGTCAGAGCCAGGTAGTAGACCAACAGAATGCTGAAGAATAAGGCCCACGCCGCCGTCGTTATTTTCCAGTTGTGTTTCCAGATGGCCGGGAACTGTTCAAAGATGTTGCCGACTGTAAGCTTCGGAATGGCCTCAGGCTCGGGCAGTCGCCATTCGGTGGGTGTGCCGCCGGTGCGTCTGACCAGATCGTTGATGACATGGGCGGCTTCTTCGCCGCGGCCCTTGCTGATCAGGAACAGGGGAGACTCCGGAACGGACCGCCGGATCCAGAAGACCAGAAGTGCCGGCAGCACCATGATCAGCATGGTGTAGCGCCAGTCCGCGAAGGTGGCCATGATGCCGGCGGAGACGAAACCGCAGAGGGCTGCGCCGACGGGCCACCAGCCGTCCATTGCGGTGAGGACGCGGCCGCGTTGTCTGCGTGGCGTGAACTCCCCGACAAGGGCGTAGTCCACCGGCACACAGCCGCCGAGGCCGAAGCCTGCGACGAAGCGGAAGATGCAGAACCAGACGATGTCAGGGGCGAAGGCGCCGAAGACCGTGAAGATGGAAAAGACCAGCAGCGTGGCCGTGAAGGCTTTCTTCCGTCCGATGAGGTCCGCGATGGTGCCCCAGACGAACGCTCCGACTGCCATGCCGATGAGGTTGGCGGTTCCGATCCACGCTGCCTGTGACGGTTCAAGGCTCCAGTGGTCGGACAGCAGGGGGATCAGGACGCCGTTGAGGGTGACGTCCCACGCGTCGAACATGAACCCCAAGCCGCCGATGATGAAGATCTTCCCCTGCACCCGCCAGCGCCAGGGGAGTTCCTGCACTATGTGGTCGCCCGTGGGAATCCTCTGGGTTTCGGTCATGACGCCTTCCAGTCAGTGCTCCTTAAGAAAACTCTACTGCGGCAGCCGCATTTCACGAGGGTTGCCTTCCACATCGAACATCGCGTGGTTAACGTTGGTTATACGGATCGCGATTGAAAGGTTTAAGTTCGATGAACAAACGAAATATTTGGATCGCCACCGGCTCCCTGGGTGCTATGGCACTCGGAATCGGAACTGCGACGGCGGACAGTGCTTTTGCCGTCCAGAGTCCCGACAGCAATATCACTGCCGAGACAGCTGACCAGCGGAGGACATCGGAAGCGCAGCGCGTCGTTTCGCCTTCGAATATTGTCCTTGCGGACGCTGAGGTCCAGACGGCTCCTTCTGCAGTAACTGCGCAGACGCCGCCTTCACCTGCATCTGCTGACACGTCCGATTCCGCGCCGTCTCCGGGAACACCTGTTTCTTCGCCCAGCTCGGTGACCCCGGAATCCGCACAGAGCCCAATGACGCCTCAATCGGCGCAAAGCCCCGTGTCTGCACCCAGCGCAGTATCACCGCAAAGTCCGGCGAGCCCGCAGTCGGCGCAAAGCCCGAATTCGGCTCCGAGCCCTGTGACTCCGCCGTCGGCAGAATCCCCGGCAAGCGCGGAATCTGCAGCCTGAAAGGACGCTTCAACCAAACGCCCGGCCCCGGATGGTCCTGGAACCCCCGGGGCTTGGCGCGTCTACGAGTCCTTTTCCTGAGCCGGCGCTGGCAGCAGCGCCACGATCCGCACGTACGGTTCCGGCCCCTTTCGCTTCACACATAACCGGCCCCTCACGGCGTGAACTAAACTGATGCCATCCCCCATACTTTTGCATCCTTGGAGTTTTGCGTGAGCCTGAAGCAGCTTGACCGTGTTCCCATCCGCCGGGCCTTGATCTCGGTGTACGACAAGACCGGACTGGAGGAGCTGGCGCAAGGCCTCCACCAGGCAGGCGTACGCATCGTCTCCACCGGTTCCACGGCCAAGAAGATCTCCGCGGCGGGCATTCCCGTAACAGAGGTGTCCGAGGTCACCGGCTTCCAGGAGTGCCTGGACGGCCGCGTCAAGACCCTGCATCCGCTGGTCCACGCCGGCATTCTGGCCGACCGTCGCCGCGAAGACCACATCCAGCAGCTCAAGGAGCTCGGGGTGGAGGCGTTCGACCTCGTCGTCGTCAATCTTTACCCGTTTGTCGACACAGTGAAATCCGGCGCAGGCCAGGACGAAGTAGTCGAGCAGATCGACATCGGCGGACCGTCCATGGTGCGCGCGGCCGCGAAGAACCACCCGAGCGTTGCCGTCGTCGTCGATCCCACCAAGTACGCCGATGTGGTGACCGCCGCTGCCGAAGGCGGCTTTGACCTGACCGCACGACGCCGGCTGGCGGCTGCCGCTTTTGCCCACACCGCTGCATACGACAACGCCGTGGCATCCTGGACCGCCGCGCAGTTCGGCGACGATACGGATGAGTCCAACCAGTGGCCGCCGTACGCCGGCCTGGCCCTGGAGCGCTCGGAAGTGCTGCGCTACGGCGAGAATCCGCACCAGGGCGCTGCCCTCTACGTCGAGAAGGGCGCGACGCCGGGCATTGCCCAGGCCGACCAGCTTCACGGCAAGCCGATGAGCTACAACAACTTTGTCGACGCCGACGCAGCCCTGCGTGCTGCGTTCGACCATGCGGAACCCGCCGTGGCGATCATCAAGCACGCCAACCCGTGCGGGGTCGCCGTGGCCACGCCCGGTGCCGCCGATCCTATCGCGGACGCCCATGCCAAAGCCCACGCCTGCGATCCTGTTTCCGCGTTCGGCGGCGTGATTGCTGCCAACCGCACGGTGACCGCGGGCATGGCCAACACCGTGAAAGACATCTTCACCGAGGTAGTCATCGCGCCGGACTTCGAGCCCGAGGCCGTGGAGATCCTCTCGCGCAAGAAGAACATCCGCCTGCTGACCCTGCCGGACGGCTACCGCCGCGACCCGGCCGAAATCCGCCAGGTATCCGGCGGCGTGCTGGTCCAGGTATCCGATACCTTGGAGGCCGACGGAGACAGCCCCGCGAACTGGACGCTTGCCGCCGGCGAGGCCGCCGATGAGAAGACGCTGGCCGATCTGGCCTTCGCCTGGAAGTCGATCCGCGCCGCCAAGTCCAACGCGATCCTGCTGGCCAATGACGGTGCCGCAGTGGGCATCGGCATGGGCCAGGTCAACCGGCTGGACTCCTGCAAGCTCGCCGTGGAGCGCGCCAACACTCTTGGCGTGGCCGTCGACGGCGGTGCTGATGCCGCCGGGGGAGCCGCTAACGTCGAAGGCGCCGGTGCGCCGGAGCGGGCCCGCGGTGCAGTGGCTGCATCGGATGCGTTCTTCCCGTTTGCGGACGGGCTGCAAATCCTGATCGACGCCGGCGTCCGCGCCGTCGTCCAGCCGGGCGGTTCGGTGCGTGACGAGGAAGTTGTTGCGGCAGCCAACGCCGCCGGCATCACCATGTACTTCACCGGAGCGCGCCACTTCTTCCACTAAACAGTTCCGCTATTGGCAAGTCGGGCCGACACCCCTTGCCAGCGCCGTGCCGGGCACCTAGGTTCAAAGCAACCGTTGTGCCCGGCAACGGCGTTTAAGGGGTGGCCGTGCTTCCGCTGCAGACCGTTGAGCCAGCAGACTCGTCCAACGTATGGATCGGTCTCGCCGTCGTACTCATTGTGGTGGTGGCGGCGCTGGCCTTCTGGCTGGTGCCGCCGTTCAGGACGCCGCGTACCCGCTCCGCGCGGGAGCAGGCGGCAGTCCGCGAGGCCGAAGCACCCGGCGGCGGCATGCGAGACACGCACCTGGAACACAACAACAATGCGCATCGCGGCCAGATCTTCG
Encoded proteins:
- a CDS encoding MFS transporter produces the protein MTETQRIPTGDHIVQELPWRWRVQGKIFIIGGLGFMFDAWDVTLNGVLIPLLSDHWSLEPSQAAWIGTANLIGMAVGAFVWGTIADLIGRKKAFTATLLVFSIFTVFGAFAPDIVWFCIFRFVAGFGLGGCVPVDYALVGEFTPRRQRGRVLTAMDGWWPVGAALCGFVSAGIMATFADWRYTMLIMVLPALLVFWIRRSVPESPLFLISKGRGEEAAHVINDLVRRTGGTPTEWRLPEPEAIPKLTVGNIFEQFPAIWKHNWKITTAAWALFFSILLVYYLALTWMPRILIESGFAEVRAFITTAGMAGVGLLGVIVAAYFVEKTGRKWILAVTGPLSALILVIVSLVIDVPAAVITWLLIYGFVVQIAIPVLYAYVSELYPTELRGSGFGWASTFSRIGAGFGPLIFVSIMWPYLGLAWSFAIAGGLVLIAVLWMARFSPETKGAELH
- the purH gene encoding bifunctional phosphoribosylaminoimidazolecarboxamide formyltransferase/IMP cyclohydrolase, translating into MSLKQLDRVPIRRALISVYDKTGLEELAQGLHQAGVRIVSTGSTAKKISAAGIPVTEVSEVTGFQECLDGRVKTLHPLVHAGILADRRREDHIQQLKELGVEAFDLVVVNLYPFVDTVKSGAGQDEVVEQIDIGGPSMVRAAAKNHPSVAVVVDPTKYADVVTAAAEGGFDLTARRRLAAAAFAHTAAYDNAVASWTAAQFGDDTDESNQWPPYAGLALERSEVLRYGENPHQGAALYVEKGATPGIAQADQLHGKPMSYNNFVDADAALRAAFDHAEPAVAIIKHANPCGVAVATPGAADPIADAHAKAHACDPVSAFGGVIAANRTVTAGMANTVKDIFTEVVIAPDFEPEAVEILSRKKNIRLLTLPDGYRRDPAEIRQVSGGVLVQVSDTLEADGDSPANWTLAAGEAADEKTLADLAFAWKSIRAAKSNAILLANDGAAVGIGMGQVNRLDSCKLAVERANTLGVAVDGGADAAGGAANVEGAGAPERARGAVAASDAFFPFADGLQILIDAGVRAVVQPGGSVRDEEVVAAANAAGITMYFTGARHFFH